One genomic region from Metallosphaera tengchongensis encodes:
- a CDS encoding DUF2299 domain-containing protein — protein sequence MEQKIKEWLENLGMKVWTPEGAREFFHVSASPAQGGPVVDVVKPTSSTPFYILGMGIAVHQSHQDSLRKLSTPERKQFIDDLKYYLLEMELDVVFLPANQEIPQLINVSKVVYEDGLDPNDFIDTYYAVRNGGTYVIMRFIDRFGSTTTRTDTKYG from the coding sequence ATGGAACAAAAGATCAAGGAGTGGCTGGAGAACTTGGGAATGAAGGTGTGGACTCCAGAGGGCGCTAGGGAGTTCTTTCATGTAAGCGCGTCCCCAGCTCAAGGTGGTCCAGTCGTAGACGTTGTCAAGCCTACAAGCTCCACCCCATTTTACATATTGGGGATGGGTATTGCTGTCCATCAGTCGCATCAGGACTCCCTCAGGAAACTGAGCACCCCTGAGAGGAAGCAGTTCATAGACGATCTAAAATATTACCTGCTTGAAATGGAGCTAGACGTTGTGTTCCTCCCAGCTAACCAAGAGATTCCACAACTGATTAACGTCAGCAAGGTAGTGTACGAGGACGGACTAGACCCCAATGACTTCATTGATACCTACTACGCAGTGAGGAACGGGGGAACCTACGTTATAATGAGGTTTATCGATAGGTTCGGGTCCACCACGACCAGGACAGACACCAAGTATGGGTGA
- a CDS encoding fumarylacetoacetate hydrolase family protein, giving the protein MKFFTFKKGGLERVGVLKDGKALDLYEAYRKLYETVESPGFLLDLKKLISLGKPALEVAKELEAEWPLEAELGEIDWQPPITSPDKVLCPAVNYRAHGQEVSTPPPSKPYFFTKFASSLVGHEKPVVKHKIVNKLDWEVELGIVIGKPGEYIDVRRALDYVFGFTVLNDVSARDWQFPEGWPKVLNPYGQNWVWGKAMDRSTPVGPVVVTKDEVQDPNSLSMSLKVNGFEEQRGNTRDLIFKVEELVSWASMGITLVPGDIISTGTPPGVGYAKGKFLKVGDVMEATVEGVGTIRNRVVEE; this is encoded by the coding sequence ATGAAGTTTTTCACCTTTAAGAAAGGAGGACTTGAGAGGGTAGGTGTTCTGAAGGACGGTAAGGCCCTGGACCTATATGAAGCGTACAGGAAACTTTACGAAACTGTGGAGTCCCCAGGGTTTCTCCTAGACCTAAAGAAGCTGATTTCCCTAGGGAAGCCAGCCTTGGAGGTTGCCAAGGAGCTGGAAGCGGAGTGGCCTTTGGAGGCCGAACTGGGTGAGATAGACTGGCAACCACCGATAACATCACCGGACAAGGTTCTCTGCCCTGCTGTAAATTACCGAGCTCACGGACAGGAGGTCTCAACGCCCCCACCGTCAAAGCCTTACTTCTTCACCAAGTTCGCTAGCTCCCTAGTGGGCCATGAGAAGCCTGTGGTCAAACATAAAATAGTTAACAAGCTTGATTGGGAAGTTGAGCTAGGGATAGTAATAGGTAAACCCGGAGAGTACATAGACGTTAGGAGAGCCCTAGATTACGTCTTTGGGTTCACGGTGTTGAACGACGTCTCAGCTAGGGACTGGCAATTTCCAGAGGGGTGGCCTAAAGTTCTCAACCCCTACGGTCAAAATTGGGTGTGGGGAAAGGCCATGGACCGCTCCACGCCCGTAGGGCCGGTGGTCGTAACTAAGGATGAGGTCCAGGATCCCAACTCCTTATCCATGTCATTGAAGGTAAACGGATTTGAGGAACAGAGGGGTAATACTAGGGACCTAATATTTAAGGTTGAAGAGCTCGTTAGCTGGGCTTCCATGGGCATAACACTAGTACCTGGAGATATAATTTCCACGGGTACCCCTCCGGGTGTTGGGTACGCAAAGGGAAAATTCCTAAAGGTCGGTGACGTAATGGAGGCGACCGTTGAGGGAGTGGGAACCATAAGGAACAGGGTCGTGGAGGAGTAG
- a CDS encoding phytoene desaturase family protein, whose amino-acid sequence MRVIVIGSGHNGLIASYYLRKLGLEVRVVEASDRIGGMTESVKVGNAVISRASYVLGVMPEELISEFSIPILTSDIFQTIEYDGKLVPFHRDDEKRRKNLKRVFDSYDEFERKITKMKDVMRKFTFLSRPPTEDEVIEVAEKEGIPEILRETSREFLSDYLPAEVHRYFVYPSMEDSPAYMVAYFFNKWSLVPGGMGTVSEAIAEKARAIGVDILTNMKVERVIERNGRVVGVKVGDKEIKADIVVSAVSPVSTLAMVDSLSHLRLDPGHGGWVKYNVVFKETPKIEERLRPYLEGIVDLEIGEIVMPSYLDSRRGGHVLEFMGDREEVLSAFRGEILYEERIDPSFASAHYNLPGGNLNHLPMRPPFLFDGRPVKGWGYRTPVRGLYLTGAGTYPGGQVTGIPGRNVALAVQEDIGQGF is encoded by the coding sequence ATGCGTGTCATCGTCATAGGTTCAGGTCATAACGGACTCATAGCTTCATACTACCTCAGAAAGCTAGGTTTGGAAGTTCGCGTCGTCGAGGCGTCAGACAGGATCGGTGGAATGACAGAGAGCGTAAAGGTAGGGAATGCGGTCATAAGCAGGGCTTCCTATGTCCTAGGTGTTATGCCAGAGGAGCTCATCTCCGAGTTCTCCATACCTATTTTGACCAGCGATATTTTCCAGACCATAGAATATGATGGTAAGCTCGTTCCCTTCCATAGGGACGATGAGAAGAGAAGGAAGAACCTTAAAAGGGTATTCGATTCGTATGACGAGTTCGAAAGGAAGATAACTAAGATGAAGGATGTCATGAGGAAGTTTACCTTCCTCTCCAGACCGCCAACTGAGGACGAGGTAATTGAAGTTGCAGAGAAGGAGGGTATCCCAGAGATCCTGAGGGAGACCTCCAGGGAATTTCTGTCCGACTACCTTCCGGCGGAGGTTCACAGATACTTCGTTTATCCCTCCATGGAGGACTCCCCGGCATACATGGTTGCCTACTTCTTCAATAAGTGGAGCCTAGTCCCAGGGGGTATGGGCACGGTCTCCGAAGCGATAGCAGAAAAGGCTAGGGCAATAGGGGTAGATATTTTGACCAATATGAAAGTTGAGAGAGTAATTGAAAGAAATGGTAGGGTGGTGGGAGTAAAGGTAGGCGATAAGGAGATCAAGGCTGATATTGTGGTCTCGGCTGTAAGTCCGGTCTCCACACTGGCGATGGTAGATTCCCTCAGTCACTTGAGGCTTGATCCAGGTCATGGTGGTTGGGTCAAATATAACGTCGTCTTCAAGGAAACCCCCAAGATAGAGGAGAGACTGAGACCTTACCTTGAAGGTATAGTAGACCTGGAGATAGGGGAGATCGTGATGCCTTCGTATCTGGACTCTAGGAGGGGAGGTCACGTCCTGGAGTTCATGGGAGATAGGGAGGAGGTACTAAGTGCCTTCAGGGGTGAAATCCTCTATGAAGAGAGAATAGACCCCTCCTTTGCATCTGCCCACTATAACCTACCTGGCGGGAACCTGAACCACTTGCCCATGAGACCTCCCTTCCTCTTTGACGGGAGACCAGTCAAGGGATGGGGGTATAGAACCCCAGTGAGGGGACTATACCTTACTGGTGCAGGTACCTACCCTGGAGGCCAGGTAACTGGAATCCCTGGTCGTAACGTTGCGTTGGCTGTTCAGGAGGACATTGGGCAGGGTTTTTAA
- a CDS encoding protein-tyrosine phosphatase family protein codes for MTYWVRKGRIGGSHLPSHVEEIMEWRRSGVNKVLILAEDWEIEENWGNAGYYYAQLSDNGMKYLHVPIPDGYGPSLEGFREIVSWLDSGSNLVHCVGGIGRTGTVIAGYLMVREGLSLNDAVEEVRSYRPGAVQTMQQFSFLMELANRRSEVLKSKTEGMD; via the coding sequence ATCACGTATTGGGTGAGGAAAGGTAGAATTGGCGGATCCCACTTACCATCTCACGTGGAGGAAATTATGGAGTGGAGAAGGAGTGGGGTCAATAAGGTATTGATATTGGCTGAAGACTGGGAAATAGAGGAGAACTGGGGTAACGCGGGTTACTACTATGCTCAATTATCAGATAACGGCATGAAGTACCTCCATGTCCCCATCCCTGACGGATACGGCCCTTCCCTTGAGGGGTTTCGGGAGATCGTGAGCTGGTTAGATAGTGGGTCTAATCTTGTTCATTGTGTCGGAGGTATTGGGAGGACTGGGACAGTGATAGCAGGATACCTCATGGTGAGGGAGGGTCTGAGCTTAAACGATGCAGTGGAAGAGGTGAGGTCCTACAGGCCTGGAGCCGTGCAGACCATGCAACAGTTCTCCTTTCTAATGGAGCTAGCCAATAGGAGGTCTGAAGTTTTGAAGAGTAAGACAGAGGGAATGGACTGA
- a CDS encoding endonuclease V, with protein MEKQDFLYDFLILLQRLVAKQVKFQRLGNVKRVCAVDVAYKGNTGIAVAVCDGDEKEVHKVTGKVSFPYIPGLLFIREAPIMLKALEGTHPELLLVDGHGIAHPRRSGIATVLGVLLEVPTIGIAKSRLVGDIVEENGVKYLVIQGERVGVKQGKYYFSPGNLVTLEDVVQFSRSGYPELLREADKLSKEYRRELEP; from the coding sequence ATGGAAAAACAAGACTTCCTATACGACTTTCTGATCCTTCTTCAGAGACTTGTAGCGAAGCAAGTCAAGTTTCAAAGGTTAGGCAATGTGAAAAGAGTGTGCGCTGTGGACGTAGCTTACAAAGGGAACACGGGAATTGCTGTAGCTGTCTGTGACGGTGATGAAAAGGAGGTACATAAGGTCACAGGAAAAGTGTCGTTCCCCTATATACCTGGTCTACTTTTCATAAGGGAAGCTCCTATAATGTTAAAGGCGTTGGAAGGAACACATCCAGAATTACTTCTGGTTGACGGGCATGGTATAGCTCACCCTAGGAGGAGTGGAATAGCAACAGTCCTGGGAGTGCTACTCGAAGTTCCCACTATAGGTATAGCAAAATCCAGGTTGGTGGGAGATATAGTAGAGGAGAACGGTGTGAAATATCTAGTTATTCAAGGGGAAAGGGTAGGGGTGAAACAGGGGAAGTACTACTTCAGTCCAGGTAACCTAGTTACGTTAGAGGACGTAGTCCAGTTCAGTAGATCAGGGTACCCCGAACTCTTAAGGGAAGCGGACAAGTTAAGTAAGGAGTACAGGAGGGAGTTAGAGCCCTAA
- a CDS encoding DEAD/DEAH box helicase, producing the protein MISENFSDELEAALGISLYPYQKIVVNDVMESLKDKKFVVVSMPTGSGKTIVELAVVSLLMRSRRRVLVLEPTRILCDQMFHNFWSKLFPDAGEEYEGQCDSFRTGRNPVISTPFTASKCKPEVDVLILDEVHHAFGDPRYAEAILSLEPKAMVGFTALLPSKKRYNIDTTVLERIGSPHVLAYDFKKLSQIDSSFNLPKAIADVFDAEMDGIENVAYDALLKGKVEGNKNVLGFLRSTLSSYGKRAFCESLDKLATGQKVHDHASLSVLCSSPGFSHKARTLKEIVSSYDIEEHKPVLIFTSRRMTAHEFEVVLNSMGVNNVAILTGELKKEERLDIVNRAKRGEVDVIISTVVGEEGIDIPEAKLLVMTDVPKSPLRFYQRLGRLIRKTKGNEIKYLVVTLTPKTFEYDDLDEALRSLSNEGVDVSYILERREGKGTLARVVEQVRSKGGITTLGSLLEEEVDLDQFLLRRGKSSLFNYFKEKGNDSKNVFTDVVDMAISDGELSYYYDPEKTSHLVYLILLSKYCQLCVGEQCMDICSDELRRLGEMKSYNISRKDLLRYLTVLFTKDRQSEVERSFSYEPDPDIAVSSSANQRNRSITFTARVRASANGITVYPLVKISYYGVSPDEEKFLKRNVLAILNQAKKKFASNLSPY; encoded by the coding sequence GTGATTTCAGAAAACTTCAGCGACGAACTGGAGGCGGCTCTAGGTATTTCCCTCTACCCGTACCAAAAGATAGTGGTTAACGACGTGATGGAGTCACTCAAGGACAAGAAGTTTGTGGTAGTTTCGATGCCCACGGGGTCAGGGAAGACCATAGTTGAGCTCGCTGTGGTCTCCCTTCTCATGAGGAGTAGGAGGCGTGTTCTGGTCCTGGAACCCACTAGAATACTCTGTGACCAGATGTTTCACAATTTTTGGAGTAAACTATTCCCAGATGCGGGAGAGGAGTATGAGGGGCAATGCGACAGCTTTAGGACCGGGAGAAACCCTGTGATCTCGACTCCGTTTACCGCCTCCAAGTGTAAGCCTGAAGTCGACGTATTGATCCTGGACGAGGTCCACCACGCCTTCGGGGATCCGAGGTACGCTGAGGCTATACTCTCCCTGGAGCCTAAGGCCATGGTAGGTTTCACCGCCCTTCTACCCAGCAAGAAGAGGTACAACATTGACACTACCGTCCTAGAGAGGATCGGTTCCCCTCACGTACTTGCATACGACTTCAAGAAACTGTCACAGATAGACTCCTCCTTCAACCTACCCAAGGCCATAGCTGACGTATTTGACGCGGAAATGGACGGGATAGAGAACGTGGCCTACGACGCTCTCCTTAAGGGAAAGGTAGAAGGGAACAAGAACGTGCTAGGTTTCTTAAGGTCCACCCTGAGCTCTTACGGGAAGAGAGCGTTTTGCGAAAGCCTAGATAAACTTGCAACTGGTCAAAAGGTCCATGACCACGCTTCCCTCTCAGTCCTCTGCTCCTCCCCGGGGTTTAGCCATAAGGCCAGAACCTTAAAGGAGATAGTGAGCTCTTACGACATAGAGGAGCACAAACCTGTCCTCATTTTCACGTCAAGGCGTATGACAGCGCATGAGTTTGAGGTAGTGTTAAACTCTATGGGAGTCAACAACGTGGCCATTTTAACCGGGGAGTTAAAGAAAGAGGAAAGGCTCGACATAGTCAACAGGGCTAAAAGGGGGGAAGTTGACGTCATAATCTCGACTGTGGTGGGTGAGGAGGGCATAGATATACCAGAAGCTAAGCTCCTTGTGATGACTGACGTACCGAAAAGTCCCCTGAGGTTCTACCAGAGACTGGGTAGGTTAATAAGGAAAACCAAGGGTAACGAAATAAAGTACCTGGTGGTTACCCTCACCCCGAAGACCTTTGAATACGACGACTTAGATGAAGCGTTGAGGTCACTGAGTAACGAGGGAGTTGACGTGAGTTACATCCTCGAAAGGAGGGAAGGGAAGGGCACCTTAGCTAGAGTGGTTGAACAGGTCAGGAGTAAGGGAGGAATCACAACCCTCGGAAGTCTATTGGAGGAGGAGGTGGATCTAGACCAGTTCCTCCTTAGGAGGGGAAAGTCCAGTCTCTTCAACTACTTTAAAGAGAAGGGTAACGATAGCAAGAACGTGTTCACAGACGTTGTGGACATGGCGATCTCAGACGGGGAGTTGTCGTACTACTATGACCCAGAGAAGACTTCTCATCTAGTCTACTTAATACTCCTATCCAAGTACTGCCAACTTTGCGTAGGCGAGCAGTGCATGGACATATGTAGCGACGAGCTGAGAAGATTGGGGGAAATGAAGAGCTACAACATATCAAGGAAGGATCTATTGAGGTACTTAACGGTACTGTTCACTAAGGACAGGCAGAGCGAGGTGGAGAGATCTTTCAGTTACGAACCCGACCCAGATATTGCGGTAAGTTCAAGCGCGAACCAGAGGAACAGGTCAATAACGTTTACAGCCAGAGTGAGAGCGTCAGCCAACGGGATAACTGTATACCCACTGGTGAAAATATCCTACTACGGCGTTTCCCCTGACGAGGAGAAGTTCTTGAAAAGAAATGTCTT
- a CDS encoding DUF2299 domain-containing protein, producing MEIMNIFRSLGLNVKEISQPNEFMHFAISPQQGGPQMELIKPKSDSKIYIMGMAVGVHQYHASRLREMDKPDRADFLNEMKYRLLKMKVDVAFTPPNDEIPQVIFVSRVLYDDNLDPNTVLRVMYKVRNAGTLVIFMFADRFGVPQGSMKFM from the coding sequence ATGGAAATCATGAATATATTCAGGTCTTTAGGCTTAAACGTTAAGGAGATTAGTCAACCCAACGAGTTTATGCACTTTGCCATATCCCCCCAGCAGGGAGGTCCGCAGATGGAGTTGATTAAGCCAAAGAGCGACTCCAAGATATACATTATGGGCATGGCGGTTGGAGTCCACCAATATCATGCCAGTAGGCTGAGAGAAATGGATAAGCCCGACAGGGCAGATTTCTTGAACGAGATGAAGTATAGACTCCTTAAGATGAAGGTTGACGTGGCTTTCACTCCTCCCAATGATGAGATCCCTCAAGTGATCTTCGTGAGTAGGGTACTTTACGATGACAACCTCGATCCCAATACGGTCCTAAGAGTTATGTACAAGGTCAGGAACGCAGGCACGCTAGTTATTTTCATGTTTGCTGACAGATTTGGGGTTCCTCAAGGCAGTATGAAGTTCATGTAG
- a CDS encoding MFS transporter yields the protein MKPLRTYAVLRSIAADLTQPFITFTAASSGVINEYLGIISSASTVLTAISEFATALFQVRALTLLILGSLITGLSWIVLSFLPFTGIDLTLGYCFAELGLGMSIMGWNLIMEKLSSSSRGEVLTQYTAYANVGGLIATLGAGVFVGSSTELIKIPFILSGIISLTCIFILWRSDVDYEDPSRKFHLPKGIGRFLALTGTFTFIWSFAWPLFPVAQIFIFHMNYTNIAIMSFIAGVSSLAFRRTVARLITTNRKLAMFLGRALLTVFPLTYAIAPSIYFIYLVEMVAGFTSMVGSTAYVSYLYDSSSKEDMKVALGFYSVLQGIGALMGSVASSFIMNLLIPVLGLATDLRVLLLVSAFLRLTTSFWYLKLKEINR from the coding sequence TTGAAGCCTCTAAGAACCTATGCTGTATTGAGAAGCATTGCCGCTGACCTTACCCAACCCTTTATCACCTTCACTGCTGCTTCCTCTGGGGTAATTAACGAATACTTAGGTATAATTAGCTCAGCCTCAACAGTCCTGACCGCGATCTCTGAGTTCGCCACGGCTCTGTTCCAGGTTAGAGCGTTGACCCTGCTAATTCTTGGGAGCTTGATCACTGGGCTTTCGTGGATAGTATTGTCTTTCCTACCGTTCACGGGGATAGACCTCACGTTAGGGTACTGCTTCGCAGAGTTGGGTCTGGGGATGTCGATAATGGGTTGGAACTTGATCATGGAGAAGCTGAGCTCCTCATCGAGAGGAGAGGTACTTACTCAGTACACAGCCTACGCCAATGTAGGTGGCCTCATAGCCACTTTGGGTGCAGGGGTATTCGTGGGGTCCTCTACTGAGCTCATTAAGATCCCGTTCATACTAAGCGGTATCATTAGTTTAACCTGTATCTTTATTTTATGGCGTTCAGACGTGGATTATGAAGATCCTTCCAGGAAGTTCCATTTACCTAAAGGGATTGGGAGGTTCCTAGCGTTGACTGGGACCTTTACCTTCATCTGGTCCTTTGCCTGGCCACTTTTCCCGGTGGCCCAAATATTCATCTTCCACATGAATTACACCAATATAGCTATCATGTCGTTCATAGCAGGGGTATCTTCCCTAGCTTTCAGGAGGACAGTGGCCCGTTTGATTACGACGAATAGAAAGTTAGCCATGTTTTTAGGAAGGGCCCTCCTTACCGTTTTTCCCCTCACTTACGCCATAGCTCCGTCCATCTACTTCATATACCTAGTTGAGATGGTAGCTGGTTTCACCAGTATGGTTGGCTCCACAGCTTACGTCAGCTACCTCTACGACTCCTCCAGTAAGGAAGACATGAAAGTAGCCTTAGGGTTTTACTCTGTCCTTCAGGGAATAGGAGCTCTAATGGGGTCAGTAGCGTCCAGCTTCATCATGAACTTGTTGATACCAGTCCTTGGTTTAGCCACTGATCTAAGGGTACTCCTTTTGGTCTCAGCCTTCTTGAGGTTGACTACTTCCTTCTGGTACCTTAAACTAAAGGAAATTAACAGATAG
- a CDS encoding DUF2173 family protein, whose translation MSESAKLDRLMKLKGAVAAGKYSMEGKVVEYKGNIPKDIAEMVAMMVAANTMMGKMQAEGFTKLTGMKWTPFHGWAVAAGDYAVCVMGHYGVFVKMAEADFNDIFKTLMEVAR comes from the coding sequence ATGTCCGAATCCGCGAAGTTAGACCGTCTCATGAAATTAAAAGGAGCTGTAGCAGCAGGTAAGTATTCTATGGAGGGCAAAGTGGTTGAATACAAGGGCAACATCCCCAAGGATATAGCTGAGATGGTAGCCATGATGGTGGCTGCGAACACGATGATGGGAAAAATGCAGGCTGAAGGTTTCACTAAACTTACGGGAATGAAATGGACCCCGTTCCATGGTTGGGCGGTGGCTGCTGGCGACTACGCCGTATGCGTTATGGGACACTACGGAGTTTTCGTAAAGATGGCTGAGGCCGACTTTAACGATATATTTAAGACGTTAATGGAAGTCGCAAGGTAA
- a CDS encoding carotenoid biosynthesis protein — protein sequence MDKKWAVSYLYLFYLFLATLPQLTNLPGFNLGLPILVLVALYLVHSYVTLHWRSIRFLMTAFVIGFLFEVIGVHTGFPFGRYYYTGGLGMEVLGVPVIIPLLWATLAYFSYLPSHNAVISSWLMVLVDLTVDPLFSRFDWHWLSPGQYFGVPITNFVSWFVISMIIYLLWKPERKTIYGIGDYDIRASGFVYGLILDLALQDYFSGLVYPALISTTVSTVTFLVLHELHTALRNPKSVSKHENN from the coding sequence ATGGATAAGAAATGGGCTGTTAGCTACCTCTATCTATTTTACCTTTTCCTAGCTACTTTACCCCAACTGACGAACTTACCAGGTTTCAATCTGGGACTGCCCATCCTAGTCCTAGTCGCCTTGTACCTAGTACACTCCTACGTTACCCTCCATTGGAGATCAATCAGGTTCTTAATGACTGCGTTTGTCATAGGGTTCCTCTTTGAAGTCATTGGGGTTCATACTGGGTTTCCGTTCGGTAGGTACTATTACACTGGGGGTTTAGGTATGGAGGTCCTGGGCGTCCCAGTCATAATTCCCCTACTGTGGGCTACCCTGGCTTACTTCTCATACCTCCCGTCCCACAACGCTGTCATCTCCTCTTGGCTCATGGTGTTAGTAGACTTGACAGTAGACCCCCTCTTCTCAAGGTTTGACTGGCACTGGTTATCCCCAGGTCAGTACTTTGGGGTCCCCATCACGAACTTCGTTTCTTGGTTTGTAATATCCATGATCATCTACCTGTTATGGAAGCCCGAAAGGAAAACAATTTACGGGATAGGTGACTACGATATCAGAGCGTCTGGGTTTGTATACGGACTAATCCTGGACTTGGCTTTACAGGACTACTTCTCAGGTCTGGTCTACCCAGCTTTGATCTCCACAACTGTCTCAACAGTGACTTTCCTTGTTCTACATGAACTTCATACTGCCTTGAGGAACCCCAAATCTGTCAGCAAACATGAAAATAACTAG
- a CDS encoding MFS transporter — translation MDKFNWLLLSRATRSVGIMFVTVSSSLYLSALGLPPALIGLVFLGMTAYIAGFSLGLGMLGDRVGYKKSLILGDLIPALGLALLVSTRDLLIVIPSMIVTGLGGTAGGARGAFSPGLTAIVARNWRGEEERVEKMGKLTSVAALSGMGGGLLLAFHDYLPFGNLNDYRFLFGVASLLLLASSLFVLRVEEKRGEKKSTRFMKRSSLNYISKVIASNVLSGAGIGLAIPLLPLWFSLRFHATPLVIGITFSLASVSTALGSYLATLTKGSPLKLASMTRIINGVLLMGMALSPFLVLASVLYIVRGLNAGLGMPNRTAVNVRGISEEDFGTASSLQGVATRLSQTSSGLSGYIMEFGVDLPLEIGGFVQLLGGITYFALLRGGQGGSKPREMRQQSDSKL, via the coding sequence TTGGATAAGTTCAATTGGCTTCTCCTTTCCAGGGCTACCAGAAGCGTCGGCATTATGTTCGTCACCGTATCCAGTTCTCTTTACCTTTCAGCGTTGGGCCTCCCACCAGCTCTAATAGGTCTAGTGTTCCTTGGAATGACCGCGTACATCGCTGGGTTCAGCTTAGGGCTAGGTATGTTGGGCGATAGGGTCGGGTATAAGAAATCCCTAATCCTAGGGGATCTAATCCCTGCGTTGGGTTTAGCCCTCTTAGTTTCCACTAGGGACCTATTGATAGTAATACCATCAATGATAGTTACAGGTTTAGGGGGTACGGCCGGAGGAGCTAGGGGCGCGTTCTCTCCAGGCCTCACAGCCATAGTTGCTAGGAATTGGAGGGGGGAAGAGGAGAGGGTTGAAAAGATGGGGAAACTCACCTCAGTGGCTGCTCTTTCAGGCATGGGAGGAGGGCTCCTCCTGGCGTTTCACGACTACCTCCCCTTTGGAAACCTGAACGACTATAGGTTTCTGTTTGGAGTGGCCTCCCTGCTCCTCCTGGCGTCTTCGCTCTTCGTGCTCCGAGTTGAGGAAAAGAGGGGTGAGAAAAAGAGCACAAGGTTCATGAAGAGGAGTAGTTTAAACTACATCTCTAAGGTTATAGCTTCCAACGTCCTTTCGGGTGCCGGTATAGGTCTAGCCATACCGTTATTGCCTCTTTGGTTTAGCTTGAGGTTCCACGCCACTCCCTTAGTTATAGGGATTACCTTCTCTTTGGCTTCCGTAAGTACTGCCCTAGGGTCATATCTAGCGACCTTAACTAAGGGAAGTCCGTTAAAACTAGCCTCCATGACGAGGATTATTAACGGAGTTCTCCTGATGGGGATGGCTCTCTCTCCATTCTTAGTTCTAGCCAGCGTACTTTACATTGTTAGAGGGTTGAACGCCGGTCTCGGGATGCCCAATAGAACTGCAGTTAACGTCAGAGGCATCTCCGAGGAGGACTTCGGTACAGCGTCGAGCCTGCAAGGAGTAGCCACGAGGCTTTCCCAGACGAGCTCAGGGTTGAGCGGTTACATAATGGAGTTTGGAGTGGACTTACCCCTTGAAATAGGGGGTTTTGTGCAACTCCTTGGTGGGATAACTTATTTCGCACTTCTAAGGGGAGGACAAGGGGGGAGCAAACCCAGGGAGATGAGACAACAGAGTGATAGCAAGTTATAG
- a CDS encoding GMP synthase subunit A, translating into MRVGLIYFGGQYNHLILKNVKYLGGNIETIDPSLPVEKVKSFDCLIFSGGPQSVKEEIHRMGNSPLYVREIHVPKLGICLGHQLIAYVSGGLVERAESPEFGLVKIMVDDNDTILNGVPKEFNAWESHNDEVKSPPPGFRVLARSETTRVQSMVNSDNTTFTVQFHPEVKHTEHGVQILKNFLEVCKK; encoded by the coding sequence GTGAGAGTAGGACTCATTTACTTTGGCGGTCAGTATAACCACCTTATACTCAAGAACGTAAAGTACCTTGGAGGAAACATAGAGACCATAGACCCGTCGCTACCTGTGGAGAAGGTAAAGTCCTTTGATTGCCTCATATTCAGTGGTGGTCCTCAGTCGGTAAAGGAGGAGATCCACAGGATGGGCAACTCTCCACTTTACGTGAGGGAAATTCACGTCCCTAAATTGGGGATTTGTCTAGGTCATCAACTTATTGCATACGTTTCTGGGGGATTGGTTGAGAGGGCTGAAAGTCCTGAGTTCGGTCTAGTTAAAATAATGGTCGATGATAACGATACCATCCTGAATGGAGTTCCAAAGGAGTTCAACGCATGGGAGAGTCATAATGATGAGGTTAAGTCACCTCCTCCCGGTTTCAGGGTCTTAGCTAGGAGCGAAACCACCAGGGTTCAGTCCATGGTGAACTCGGACAACACCACGTTCACAGTCCAATTTCACCCTGAGGTGAAACATACGGAGCACGGGGTACAGATACTTAAAAACTTCCTTGAGGTATGTAAGAAGTAG
- a CDS encoding double zinc ribbon domain-containing protein, which translates to MGKLRCSVCGEMNPDVLTNCRKCGSTLPSRFTSLPVKICPKCARSNPASRETCLYCNAKLV; encoded by the coding sequence ATGGGAAAACTAAGGTGCAGCGTCTGTGGGGAGATGAACCCTGACGTCCTCACCAACTGTAGAAAGTGCGGGTCTACACTGCCCTCAAGGTTCACCTCCTTGCCGGTGAAGATATGTCCAAAGTGCGCTAGGTCAAACCCGGCTTCCAGAGAGACTTGTCTATATTGCAACGCTAAGCTGGTGTAA